The following coding sequences are from one Manduca sexta isolate Smith_Timp_Sample1 chromosome 7, JHU_Msex_v1.0, whole genome shotgun sequence window:
- the LOC115450585 gene encoding eukaryotic translation initiation factor 2D has product MFAKPYKLKSNNTLKNSEKKHLVQRIQNEFPSISEEKAKELVPSKSTCSCMKVTLNSGEAVNVYAVDGAPTMIEMADCMVPTVCALWKAPELAPAIVIHSPVLFKIQGGAPLYLPGVVLPASGIGFPLFQRGSIVSVHTSDNSAAAVVGRVTMSSADMLLRAAGVCLDTLHVFGDQLCKDPKFSKIERPKLGPPSYASGEISLSLVSAVEKMSIQPTVKEEWPSLGKQSQPPPQVPNEPQLITEVDAPNTDEASNDVDMEDSVLADESQTELDIPTDMDGLLKWCLLSFIKLEGKSIELPLKTNLFYKNHLMPLCPSDQTLDVKKSSYKKMGKFLEAMQEEALLEVREIERGVSAVVALNLAAPAVRQHRVPPLLRDLLLDRRKEPAPHDTDYEPPVVRELFCLTAALVDLFAPLKKGTALTSSEIRSTVTEYVKAHNLNCTRTKGAVVLDPLLAKIVGKQEQESVKWDELMTCVQNKMTASTEMRFADGSVKLTKAKLEPIKMQVVNRSGNKKVTLVSNLESFGFSLPGLSRACQQAAAASCGVTRSPGASADQLMLQGDQTHFVAKLLIEKYGLPKKFVEGADKALKKKK; this is encoded by the exons ATGTTTGCCAAAccgtataaattaaaatctaacaACACGTTAAAGAACTCTGAGAA GAAGCACTTGGTACAAAGGATACAGAATGAGTTCCCGAGTATCTCGGAAGAGAAGGCGAAGGAGTTGGTGCCCAGTAAGTCGACTTGTAGCTGCATGAAAGTGACGCTGAACTCCGGCGAGGCTGTGAATGTATACGCGGTGGACGGCGCACCGACGATGATCGAGATGGCGGACTGCATGGTGCCGACCGTCTGCGCGCTGTGGAAGGCACCAGAACTTGCTCCTGCCATTGTTATACACTCTCCGGTCTTATTCAAG ATACAAGGTGGAGCTCCTCTCTACCTCCCTGGTGTGGTGCTCCCTGCCAGTGGCATTGGCTTCCCCCTCTTCCAACGAGGGTCTATAGTGTCCGTGCACACCAGTGACAACTCTGCTGCTGCAGTAGTGGGACGAGTCACTATGTCCAGTGCTGACATGCTTCTCAGGGCAGC TGGTGTCTGTCTTGATACACTTCATGTGTTTGGAGATCAGCTGTGCAAAGATCCAAAGTTTTCCAAAATTGAGAGACCAAAGTTGGGACCACCATCATATGCCAGCGGGGAGATATCTCTCAGCCTTGTCAGTGCTGTTGAAAAG ATGAGCATCCAACCAACAGTGAAGGAAGAATGGCCGTCACTAGGCAAGCAATCGCAGCCCCCACCACAGGTGCCAAATGAACCACAACTCATTACCGAGGTAGATGCACCAAACACAGATGAGGCGTCCAATGATGTTGACATGGAGGATAGTGTCCTTGCAG ATGAATCTCAGACGGAGCTAGACATCCCCACAGACATGGATGGATTGTTGAAGTGGTGCCTGCTCTCGTTCATTAAGCTGGAGGGCAAGAGTATTGAACTACCACTCAAAACCAACTTATTCTACAa GAACCATTTGATGCCATTATGCCCTTCTGACCAAACACTGGACGTTAAGAAATCATCATACAAGAAAATGGGTAAATTTTTGGAGGCAATGCAGGAg GAAGCGTTACTAGAAGTGCGTGAGATCGAGCGCGGCGTGTCGGCAGTGGTGGCGCTGAACCTCGCCGCGCCCGCCGTCCGCCAGCACCGCGTGCCGCCGCTCCTGCGGGACCTGCTGCTCGACAGGAGGAAGGAGCCCGCGCCGCACGACACGGACTACGAGCCGCCCGTCGTGCGCGAGCTCTTCTGTCTCACCGCCGCGCTTGTAGACCTGTTCGCACCGCTCAA GAAAGGCACAGCACTGACCTCGTCAGAAATCCGGAGCACGGTGACGGAATACGTGAAGGCGCACAACCTGAACTGTACTCGAACAAAAGGCGCAGTCGTACTCGACCCGCTGCTCGCTAAGATCGTCGGCAAACAAGAACag GAGAGCGTGAAGTGGGACGAGCTGATGACGTGCGTGCAGAACAAGATGACGGCGAGCACTGAGATGCGGTTCGCGGACGGCAGCGTCAAGCTCACCAAGGCCAAACTCGAGCCCATCAAAATGCAGGTCGTCAACCGGAGTGGAAACAAGAAG GTGACACTAGTTTCAAATCTGGAGTCGTTCGGGTTCAGCCTGCCGGGGCTGAGCCGCGCGTGCCAgcaggcggcggcggcgtcCTGCGGCGTCACACGCTCGCCCGGCGCCAGTGCCGACCAGCTCATGCTGCAGGGAGATCAG ACTCATTTCGTAGCAAAGttacttatagaaaaatatgGACTACCCAAGAAATTCGTTGAAGGCGCAGATAAAGCCCTCAAAAAGAAGAAATAA